A region of Homo sapiens chromosome 17, GRCh38.p14 Primary Assembly DNA encodes the following proteins:
- the SMIM36 gene encoding small integral membrane protein 36 isoform X1 — protein MDYKRKFLLRGCPLLTHFSTVGEVMEFYLEIDPVTLNLIILVASYVILLLVFLISCVLYDCRGKDPSKEYAPEATLEAQPSIRLVVMHPSVAGPHWPKGPGLSLGDPAPLGKKSTMV, from the exons ATGGACTACAAGAGAAAATTCCTGCTCAGAGGGTGCCCTCTCTTG ACCCACTTCTCCACCGTGGGAGAAGTGATGGAATTCTACTTGGAGATCGACCCTGTTACCTTGAACCTGATCATCCTAGTTGCGAGCTACGTCATCTTGCTCCTGGTCTTCCTCATCTCCTGCGTGCTATACGACTGCCGAGGCAAGGATCCCAGTAAGGAGTACGCGCCCGAGGCCACTCTCGAGGCCCAGCCCTCCATCCGGTTGGTGGTGATGCACCCAAGTGTCGCTGGGCCCCACTGGCCAAAGGGGCCTGGCCTTTCTTTGGGGGATCCTGCTCCACTAGGAAAGAAAAGCACCATGGTATGA
- the SMIM36 gene encoding small integral membrane protein 36 has translation MEFYLEIDPVTLNLIILVASYVILLLVFLISCVLYDCRGKDPSKEYAPEATLEAQPSIRLVVMHPSVAGPHWPKGPGLSLGDPAPLGKKSTMV, from the coding sequence ATGGAATTCTACTTGGAGATCGACCCTGTTACCTTGAACCTGATCATCCTAGTTGCGAGCTACGTCATCTTGCTCCTGGTCTTCCTCATCTCCTGCGTGCTATACGACTGCCGAGGCAAGGATCCCAGTAAGGAGTACGCGCCCGAGGCCACTCTCGAGGCCCAGCCCTCCATCCGGTTGGTGGTGATGCACCCAAGTGTCGCTGGGCCCCACTGGCCAAAGGGGCCTGGCCTTTCTTTGGGGGATCCTGCTCCACTAGGAAAGAAAAGCACCATGGTATGA